In Desulfovibrio aminophilus, the genomic stretch CCGGGGCCTGGACCCGGACGAGGCCCGGGGGCTGCTCCAGCCGTGCACGAGCCTCAAGACCACGTCCTGAAGCCCGGCCCGATCCACGGCCGAGGCCCTCGCCGCCCTCATGGGCGGCGCTTTTTTTCGTCCGGGAAAGGAATCAGGCGGTGATGCGGTCCAGGGTCGCGGCCATCTGGCGGCCCATGGGGGTCTGCAGGGATATCTCGCGCTCCAGGTTGGTGATGCCCTTGAGCACGGTGGAATGCTTGCGGCCGAGGCGCTCGCCGATGGCCGAGAGGGACAGGCTGGTGTGCTTGCGGGCCAGGTAGAAGGCCGCGTTGCGGGCCGCGACCACGGCCTGCTTGCGGCTCCTGGAGGCCAGCTGCTCCGGGGTCAGGGCGAATCTCGCGCAGATGAATTCCAGGATGCGCTCGAAATCCGGCCGGGCGTCGGCGACCGCGTAGTTGCGCAGCACGTCCCAGGCCAGGTCCAGGGTCACGGCCTGGTTCAGGAGCCGGGCCTTGAGCACGAGGTTGCGCAGGCAGCTCTCCAGCTGGCGGATGTCCGAGGTCACGCGTTCGGCCAGCAGCTCGGACACGGACTCGGGCACCGCGATCTGCAGGGTCTTGGCCTTGCGCTCCACGATGCGCCGCCGCGTCTCGAAATCCGGCTTCTCGATGTTCGCCAGGAACCCGGAGCAGAACTGGGAGACCAGGCTCGAATCGAGCCCGGCCAGTTCGAGCGGCAAAAAGGAGCTCGTGCAGACCACCTTGCAGCCCCGGGCCTGGAGGGCCTTGAGCGTGCAGAGCAGCTCGTCCTGCATCTTCTCCTTGCCCTGGAAGAAGTGCACGTCCTCCAGCAGGAGCACGTCCGCGGCCTCGCGGAACTCGGCCTTGAAGCGCGTCACCTCGCGGGCCTTGATGGCCAGGACCAGGCGGGTGGCGAACTCCTCGGCGGTCAGGCAGGCGATGTGCGGGGCTCGGCGGTTGCTCTGCGCCGAAAGGGCCTGGCCGATGCCGTGCAGGAGGTGGGTCTTGCCCAGGCCCGGCCCGGCGCCGAGGAAAAGGTTGTCCGAGGTCAGCGTGCCCCGGCACAGGCTGGAGGCGGCGGCCCAGGCCAGCTCGTTGCTGGGGCCGACCACGAAGTCGTCCAGGGTGAAGCGCCACTTGTGCTGGGGCAGGGGCCGGGGCGTGTGCACGATGGGCAGGCCCAGTTGGCTCGGGGCCGGGGCCGGAAGCTCCGCCTCCGGCTTGGCGGCGGGCTGGGCCGGAGCCCGGCGCACCTCCACCCGGATTTCGGGACGGGAACCCAGGATCTGGGCCGCGCAGTCCGACACCGCGTCGAGCAGGCGGTCACGCACCCAGGCGGCCACGAAATCGTTGGGGGCCAAGAGCCGCAGCACGCCGTCGGACACTTCCCCGTCCAGGGGCTTGATCCAGACGGTAAACATTCTGGAACTCAGGTTTTTTTCCAGAGCGGCGTAGATATGATTCCAGGCGTCAGCGACCATGTTCCGCGTTGTATGTGATCGGTCGGAAGCCAACAACGCGGATAAACGGCCGGGGCCGTCGCTTTCCCTTTCTCTTCTCTACAGCATAACTCATTGTTTTAAAACAAATTTATCCTATCCCTCGGTTCCAGCCGTCACACACTCTCCCCAATAAGCAACGGTCCGGTCACAAGGGCTTTGCCGCCTGCAACAGTTTTTTTTCAACAATCAGTTGACAACGTTTTCAACATATTATTTTTATTTTTTCGGCTAAAATCGGACCTATTCATTCTTTTTTACGCCGCCCAGGTCCAAACGGTTTACAAATAGATTGCGGAAAATACTCGAAAGCGTCTTGGCTTTTTCATTTAATACATTGAAATATAATAAATTTATTTGAACGAGAGAAGTGCTCCCCTCCGAAGGCCAATCCCCAAGCAGCACGCCCGCTGGTGGCGGAGCCTTGGCCGGGCTCCATTCCCGAACTGCGGGTTAGGAACACATCTATCACATTCGAATACAACAAAAAACAAATAAAAAGGCCGGCCCGCACCGCGTTCTCGACGGATGCAGGCCGGCCTTGGTTCCGAGCTGAAAAATCGGGATTACCGGCGACTACGCCCCGTTATCCCGGAGGGGATACCGCCCGCACGTGAAGCGGGCCGATTCCGGGCAGTAGCCCAGGCGTTCGCAGCGCGCACCGGCAGTGGCGAACAGGGCGGGCAGGCGGTCCCGGCAAATGGCCAGCATGGCCTGGGCCATGTCGCGGATCTCCCACTGGGCGCGGGAGCAGCAGCGCAGGCTGAAGAAATGCAGCAGGGCCCGGCAGTTCATGGTCACCACGATCTTGGTCTCGGCCGCCTGGGGCAGGACGAAGCGGGCGTCCTCGTTGGCCTTCGCGCCCCGGCCGTTGGCCGCCAGGATTCCCTTGAGCTCGCGGTAGGCGCCTGAAATCTCGGCCATGAGCGCCTCGAAGCGCTCCCGGGCCTCGGGGATGCGGGCGATGGCCGGGGGCAGGATGTAGTCCATGTCCGACTCGTCCACGTAGCGCTGGCTCTGCTGGGAGTAGGAGGCGATCCGGTGGCGCACCAACTGGTGCGAACAGGCCCGCGAGATGCCCTCCACCGCGAAGCTGAAGCTGACGTGCTCCACCGGGCTGTCGTGCCCGGACTCCAGCACGGACTGGACGAAGTCGGCCTGCTTCTCCCGCTCGATCTCGCCGGAGAGCAGCCGGGGCCACATGTCGGCCACGAACCCGGCGTGGTAGCACTGGCGGAACGCGGCGTAGATCAGGGACAACGGCTCGGGGGTCATGGCCAACAGCTCGACCCGGAGCTTCTTCTGCGGCATGGGGGCTCCCTTGGCTTGCGGTCTTCGGCGGGTGTACCCAAAACCCCGTCCCGGGGCAAGGCGGCCGCCCGGCTACAGGCTGAGCTTCTCCAGGAGGTCCCGGACCTGCTCTTCGGCCGGGCGAAAGCCCTGGAGCAGGAAGTGCAGCGCGCCCATGAACACCGGCTCGGCGGCGAAGAAGCGCTCGGCCGCCAACGCGCGCAGGCGTTCCGCGTCCTCGCCCGGATGGGCCTGGGCCAGGCGCTCGGCCACGGCTGGAACCCCGCTCATGAGATAGAAGACCGTGCCCTGGGAGCGCACCCGCTCCGGGCCGCCCTCCCGCAGGATGTCGGCGTCGTCCAGGGCCACCACGGCCCGGTCCCGTCCGGCGGCCTCCCATTCCTTATAAGAGCGGAAGGGAATTCCCAGCCGCTCCGCCGCCAGACGTCCCAGATCGCCGCGTCCCGATCCGGCGACTCCGGCCAGGAACACGGCTCCTCCGGAAGGATGGGGGCGGTCCGCCACGGGGCCATGTGTGCGGGTCTTGTCGGCCTCGGCCACGTCCACTTTCCTCTGAATGAAGCGCTTGGGCGTGTTCATGCGGTTCCCTGTAGCGCGCGGCCGGGCCCTGGGCAAGGGCGGAAGCTTTCCGCCCTTTCCCACGGCTCCCGGCGCGGCATTTTTTTTCATTCAGATTCCTAAAGTTTTCTCGGGACAGGCCGATCAGGTAGGCGACACCAGCGGAGAACAGGTGAGGGCGTGGTGCCCGGCCACCGATCCGCACAGGCATGGAAGCCGAAAAACATTCAAGGAGGAAATCATGTCCCTGGTCATCAACCACAACCTGATGGCGATGAACGCGAGCCGTAACCTGTCGACCTCTTACAGCGCCCTCGCTGTGTCCACCCGCCGCCTGTCGTCCGGCCTCCGGGTCGGCACGGCGGCCGACGACGCCGCCGGCTTGGCCGTCCGCGAACTCATGCGCGCGGACATCAAGTCGCTGCAGCAGGGCATCCGTAACGCCAACGACGGCATCTCGCTCATCCAGACGGCTGACGGCGCGCTCCAGATCATCGACGAGAAGCTGATCCGAATGAAGGAACTGGCCACCCAGGCGGCCACCGGTACCTACAACTCGGACCAGCGCCTCATCATTGACTCGGAGTACCAGGCCATGGCGTCGGAAATCACCCGAATCGCCAACGCCACGGACTTCAACGGCATCTATCTGCTCAACGGCAACCTGTCGGGTGAGAACTCCGCCCACAGCGGAGCCGGACTGGCTTCCACCGGCCCGCTGAAGGTCCACTTCGGTACGGCCAACGACTGCTCCGAGGACTACTACTACATCTCCATCGGAACGGCCACGGCGTCCGCCCTGGGCCTCGGCCACGCCACCGGCGCCGCCAACGGCAAGACCATCTCCACCCAGGCCCTGGCTCAGCGCTCCCTGGAAGCCCTGCAGGACGCCATCGTGTCCAAGGACAAGATCCGCGCCAACCTGGGCGCCCTCCAGAACCGGCTGGAGAACACCGTGAGCAACCTGGAGATTCAGGCCGAGAACATCCAGGCCGCCGAATCCCAGATCTCCGACGTGGACGTGGCCACGGAAATGACGGAGTTCACCCGTCAGCAGATCCTGACCCAGGCCGCCGTGTCCATGCTGTCGCAGGCCAACTCGCTGCCGCGTATGGCCCTCAGCCTCATCGGCGGCTAACGCGCCACGGGCGGCTGAGCAATGAACCTCTAACGGAAAGCCGGGCCGCCGAGCGGTCCGGCTTTCCTGTTTGATGGCACCGGCCTTGCATTGTCCCCGGTGCGGAGCAGACCCGGAATTTTTTTCCTCGAGGGAATCAGCATGGCCGACACCTCTTCCATCACGTCAAGCTATACGTCCGGCAACGTCCACTTCACCGGGCTGGGCAACGGCACGGACTTCGACACGCTCATCGACGGGCTGGTGAAGGCCGAAAGCGCGCACCTGACCCAACTCCAGACCTGGCGGGCCACCTGGGAAAAGAAGAACACGGCCTTCCAGGAGCTGAACACCTCCATGCTCGCGCTCAAGACCGCGCTGGAGAAGATGGACACCATGAACGAATTCCTGACCAAGACCGCCACCAGCACCAACTCCACCGTGCTCACGGCCACCGCCGACAGCGGGGCCGAGGAAGGAACTCACAAGGTCGAAGTCAACCAGCTGGCCCAGAACAAGATCATGGCCACCGCCACCGGCTACAGCGCCGGCAGTTCGGTGATCAACTCCTCCGGCGGCGACCAGATCCTCCAATACGTCTACAAGGGAACCACCTACAATCTCACCGTGCCCACCGGCACCACCCTGGAGGGACTGGCCAATCTCATCAACAACCAGCCCGCCAACCCCGGAGTCAAGGCCGCGGTCATCTCCGACGGCTCCAATTACTATCTCCAGTTCCGGGGCATGGACCTGGGCGCGAACGCCACCCTGACCATCGGCGCTGGCACCACGCTCACGGGCTTCAACGCCGCCGATTGGAACACGACCCAGGTGAACCAGAACTCCCAGGTCAAGGTGGACGGCTGGCCTCCTTCCGGCTGGATCAGCAACGCCAGCAACACCGTGAGCAACATCATCCCGGGCCTGACCCTGAACCTCAAGGACTCGGCCCCCGGCTCCACGGTCACGCTGACCATCGGCACGGACCTGGAGGCGGTGAAGGAGAATGTCCGCACCTTCGTGACCCAGATGAACACCGTCCGCGCCAAGATCAAGGAGATCACCAAGTACGACGAGCAGAACAAGAAGGGCTCCCTGCTCACCGGCAACTACGGAGTGGACATCATCTCCCAGAACCTGAAGAACATCGTCGCCGACAAGGGTGTCGGCTTCATCTCCTACAACACCATGGGGCTGACCGAGGATACCTACGTCTCCCTGGGCCAGCTCGGCATCACCACCGACGCCCAGACCGGCTCGGCCACCATCGGCCTGCTTCTCCTGGACGAGGAGAAGCTGGACGAGGTGTTGAAGAACGACCCCACCGCCGTGGCCAAGCTCTTTTCCGCCGACTATCTGGGCGAGAGCAAGTCCCCGGCCTTCACCTACGAATCGCTGGTCAAGGGCACCACCCAGGCCGGAGAGTACCAGCTCTCGGTCAAGGTCAAGGCCGACGGCACGGGCATCGAGAGCGCCACCATCAATGGCCGCGCGGCGAAGATAACCGGCTCCTGGGGCATCACCGGCGCGGCCGCGACCCCGGAGTCAGGCTTGGCCATCCGCCTGGACGCGCGGACCGCCGGGGCCACCTACGACGGCGTGGTCACGGTGAAACTCGGCAAGACCGGCGAACTCGCCAGCGAACTCGCGGACCTCACCGACAAGAGCGACGGTCCCCTGGCGATTCTGCAGAACAACTACAAGGACATCATGAAGTCGATCGACAGCAAGATCGACTACGAAGAGACGAGATTGGATCGGTACAAGAAGACCTTGAAGAACAAGTACGCCCGGCTGGACTCCCTGCTCGGCTACTACGACAAGATCAACTCGCAATTGACCAGCACCATCAAGAAGCTGGACAGCAGCTCATAGCCCGACCCGCTTGCCCGTGGAGGACAATCGTTCATGAAGAATGGAGCCAAGGCCTACCTCGCCACCCAGGTGACCACCACCACCCAGGGCGACCTGCTGCTCATGCTCTACGACGCGGCCATCAAGTTCCTGAAGCAGGCCAAGGTCAAGATCGCCGAGCGGAACTACGCGGACAAGGGCATCCTCATCTCGCGGGCCCTGGACATCATCAGCGAACTGGCCGAAAGCCTGAACAAGGAAAAGGGCGGTGATGTCGCCAAGAACCTGAGCAACCTGTATTTCTTCTGCAGCACCCGTCTGCTCAAGGCCAACCTGAAGATGGACGCGGCCCTGATCGACGAGGTCATCGGCATCCTGTCCGGCATCCGCTCCGCCTTCGCCCAGATCATTCCCGGCTACGAAGGCCGTCCGGCCTCGGCCCTGCACGGCGCCGCGCCCCAGGTCGACGAGCCGATGCCGACGCCGAAGCCCGTCTCCCACGCGCCCCAGGTCAACAACCTGGACCTCATGGGCTCCCCGGCCCAGCCCCTGCCCGGAATCCTGCCCCAGGCCGAAGACCCGGCCCAGCCCGCGCCCGCCAAGCAGGCGGCTCCGGCCCCGGCGGCCGCCGAGACGAGCCCGCTCCAGCAGCCCGGCATGAGCCGCTTGCGGGCCATCAACGCATACGCCTCCAACAGGGGCTGATCCGGTTTACTTCCCGGGCCGTCCATGTCACCAAGGGCCATGGCCGTCCCCATCCGCGTTCTCCAGGTCGCCAAGTCCCTCGGGCTCGGCGGCACGGAAAAGGTCATGCAGCTTTTCGCCGCCCATCTGGACCGGCGGGACTTCCAGGCGGCGGTCCACAGCCCCCGGGACGGACCGCGCGGCCCCCTGCTCCGGGCCGCGGGCATTCCCACCCACGTCGGCACGGACCTGCTCAAGACGCTCCAGGCCTGGAAGCCCGACGTGGTCCACCTGCACCGCGCGGGCTGGCCCGAACCCGGGCTCTTGCGGCCCCTGGCGGTCGCCCGCGTGCCCGTGGTCGTGGAGACCAACGTCTTCGGCCGCCACGACCCGAGCCCCTCGGCCCGGATATTGGACCGCACCCTGTTCGTCTCCCGTTTCTGCGCCGAGCGCTTCGCGGCCCACACCGGCATCCCGGCCCAGCCGCCGCGCTACGGCGTGCTCTACAACCCCGTGGACACGGACTTCTTCGCCCGGGCCTGCCCGCCCCGCGACCTCACGGCCCCGGCCGTGGGACGGTTGTCCCGCCCGGATCCGGGCAAGTGGTCGCGCCTGGCCCTGGACTTCCTGCCTCCGGCCGCGGCCGCCCTGCCCGGGCTGCGCTACCGGATCGTCGGCGGCATCCCGGAGGCCGAGAAATTCGTCCGGGCCCACGGTCTGGAGGCCAACGCGGAGTTCCTGCCGCCGCTGGCCACGGACGAGGAGCTGGCCGGATTCTTCAACTCCGTCTCCCTCCTGACCCACGCCAACGACACGGGCGAATCCTTCGGCTTGGCCATCGCCGAGGCCATGGCCGCAGGGCTGCCGGTGGTCACGCATCCCTGCCCCGGGCCGCGCGACAACGCCCAACTCGAACTGGTGGAGCACGGCGTCACCGGCCTGGTGGCGCGCGACGCGCGGGAATACGCCGAGGCCGTGATCTTCCTCTTGACCCACCCCGAGGAGGCCCGGAACATGGGCGAAGCCGGACGGGCCAAGGCGGCCCGACTGTTCCGCGCCCAGGACCTGGCCGCCCGCCTGGGCGGAATCTACCGGGAAATCCTGACCGCCAAGGGACTGGACCGATGAACCGGGAACTGCTGCGGGCCTACGGCGCGGAGGCCCTGTCCTTCGCCTGGAGCGGGACCGCCGAGGCCGCGCCGCCCGCCCGCCCGGACGCGGCGGCCCTGGACAAGGCCCTGGACCGCTGCCTGCGGCTGGTCGAAAAGAGCGGCCGGCAATCGTTCGTGCTCCTGGGCCTGGGCTCCGGGGCCCTGGCCTCGGCCCTCTCCGAGGCCCTGCCGGCGACCGTGGAACTCGTCGTCTGCACCCTGGACCCGGCTTCAGCCCGGGCCGCCCTGCACGCGGGCGGACTGCCCGGCCTGGGCCGCGACCCGCGCCTGTCCCTGCTGGCCGACACCTCGGCCTGGGCCCTGCTCTTCCTCCTGGACCTGGCCGGAATCGATCCGGCCGAGTCCGTGCTCGCGCTCAATCCCGAGGCCGGGGAACCGGAGCGCGCCGCGTTGGCCGCCCTGCAGCGCACCCTGAGCGCGGCCCGGCCCCTGGACGTGCCGGTCCCGGCCCCGGAGCGGGCCCCGGCCATCTCGGCCGCCGCCATCCTGCGGCCGGACGAGCCGGACCTGTCGGGGTTCTTCGCCCAGTTTCCCGCCTGGTTGGCCGAGCTTTGCGTGCTCTGGGACGCGCCCGCCCCGCCGGACGGCGTGCCGCCCTGCGCCCCGCCCCTGCGCCAGGCCGCGCGGCCGCTGGGACGCGATTTCGCGGCCCAGCGGCGGGCCATGCTGGAGCTCTGCGGCAGCCCGTGGGTGCTCTACCTGGACGCGGACGAGACCCTGCGCCCCGGGGACTGGGCCCGCATCCCGGGTCTGGCGGCCCAGGGCCGGGTGGCCGGGTGGCACCTCCCGCGCCTGACCTTCTACCCGGACCGCGACCACTGCCGCATGGGCCTGGGCCTCTGGCCCGACCTGCAGCTGCGCCTGTTCCGCCGCAACCCGTCGCTCTCCTTCGTCAATCCCGTGCACGA encodes the following:
- the fliD gene encoding flagellar filament capping protein FliD — encoded protein: MADTSSITSSYTSGNVHFTGLGNGTDFDTLIDGLVKAESAHLTQLQTWRATWEKKNTAFQELNTSMLALKTALEKMDTMNEFLTKTATSTNSTVLTATADSGAEEGTHKVEVNQLAQNKIMATATGYSAGSSVINSSGGDQILQYVYKGTTYNLTVPTGTTLEGLANLINNQPANPGVKAAVISDGSNYYLQFRGMDLGANATLTIGAGTTLTGFNAADWNTTQVNQNSQVKVDGWPPSGWISNASNTVSNIIPGLTLNLKDSAPGSTVTLTIGTDLEAVKENVRTFVTQMNTVRAKIKEITKYDEQNKKGSLLTGNYGVDIISQNLKNIVADKGVGFISYNTMGLTEDTYVSLGQLGITTDAQTGSATIGLLLLDEEKLDEVLKNDPTAVAKLFSADYLGESKSPAFTYESLVKGTTQAGEYQLSVKVKADGTGIESATINGRAAKITGSWGITGAAATPESGLAIRLDARTAGATYDGVVTVKLGKTGELASELADLTDKSDGPLAILQNNYKDIMKSIDSKIDYEETRLDRYKKTLKNKYARLDSLLGYYDKINSQLTSTIKKLDSSS
- a CDS encoding glycosyltransferase family 4 protein, with the protein product MAVPIRVLQVAKSLGLGGTEKVMQLFAAHLDRRDFQAAVHSPRDGPRGPLLRAAGIPTHVGTDLLKTLQAWKPDVVHLHRAGWPEPGLLRPLAVARVPVVVETNVFGRHDPSPSARILDRTLFVSRFCAERFAAHTGIPAQPPRYGVLYNPVDTDFFARACPPRDLTAPAVGRLSRPDPGKWSRLALDFLPPAAAALPGLRYRIVGGIPEAEKFVRAHGLEANAEFLPPLATDEELAGFFNSVSLLTHANDTGESFGLAIAEAMAAGLPVVTHPCPGPRDNAQLELVEHGVTGLVARDAREYAEAVIFLLTHPEEARNMGEAGRAKAARLFRAQDLAARLGGIYREILTAKGLDR
- a CDS encoding DnaA ATPase domain-containing protein, producing MVADAWNHIYAALEKNLSSRMFTVWIKPLDGEVSDGVLRLLAPNDFVAAWVRDRLLDAVSDCAAQILGSRPEIRVEVRRAPAQPAAKPEAELPAPAPSQLGLPIVHTPRPLPQHKWRFTLDDFVVGPSNELAWAAASSLCRGTLTSDNLFLGAGPGLGKTHLLHGIGQALSAQSNRRAPHIACLTAEEFATRLVLAIKAREVTRFKAEFREAADVLLLEDVHFFQGKEKMQDELLCTLKALQARGCKVVCTSSFLPLELAGLDSSLVSQFCSGFLANIEKPDFETRRRIVERKAKTLQIAVPESVSELLAERVTSDIRQLESCLRNLVLKARLLNQAVTLDLAWDVLRNYAVADARPDFERILEFICARFALTPEQLASRSRKQAVVAARNAAFYLARKHTSLSLSAIGERLGRKHSTVLKGITNLEREISLQTPMGRQMAATLDRITA
- the thyX gene encoding FAD-dependent thymidylate synthase — translated: MPQKKLRVELLAMTPEPLSLIYAAFRQCYHAGFVADMWPRLLSGEIEREKQADFVQSVLESGHDSPVEHVSFSFAVEGISRACSHQLVRHRIASYSQQSQRYVDESDMDYILPPAIARIPEARERFEALMAEISGAYRELKGILAANGRGAKANEDARFVLPQAAETKIVVTMNCRALLHFFSLRCCSRAQWEIRDMAQAMLAICRDRLPALFATAGARCERLGYCPESARFTCGRYPLRDNGA
- the fliS gene encoding flagellar export chaperone FliS, with product MKNGAKAYLATQVTTTTQGDLLLMLYDAAIKFLKQAKVKIAERNYADKGILISRALDIISELAESLNKEKGGDVAKNLSNLYFFCSTRLLKANLKMDAALIDEVIGILSGIRSAFAQIIPGYEGRPASALHGAAPQVDEPMPTPKPVSHAPQVNNLDLMGSPAQPLPGILPQAEDPAQPAPAKQAAPAPAAAETSPLQQPGMSRLRAINAYASNRG
- a CDS encoding glycosyl transferase family 2, with protein sequence MNRELLRAYGAEALSFAWSGTAEAAPPARPDAAALDKALDRCLRLVEKSGRQSFVLLGLGSGALASALSEALPATVELVVCTLDPASARAALHAGGLPGLGRDPRLSLLADTSAWALLFLLDLAGIDPAESVLALNPEAGEPERAALAALQRTLSAARPLDVPVPAPERAPAISAAAILRPDEPDLSGFFAQFPAWLAELCVLWDAPAPPDGVPPCAPPLRQAARPLGRDFAAQRRAMLELCGSPWVLYLDADETLRPGDWARIPGLAAQGRVAGWHLPRLTFYPDRDHCRMGLGLWPDLQLRLFRRNPSLSFVNPVHERLTGLDGPEAVVLDLPILHHTHLLKRPEAIRRKLASFQEAGGGLGHALSGDYPHLPRHLLEPVPGPGRTRALLGGFL
- a CDS encoding flagellin, with translation MSLVINHNLMAMNASRNLSTSYSALAVSTRRLSSGLRVGTAADDAAGLAVRELMRADIKSLQQGIRNANDGISLIQTADGALQIIDEKLIRMKELATQAATGTYNSDQRLIIDSEYQAMASEITRIANATDFNGIYLLNGNLSGENSAHSGAGLASTGPLKVHFGTANDCSEDYYYISIGTATASALGLGHATGAANGKTISTQALAQRSLEALQDAIVSKDKIRANLGALQNRLENTVSNLEIQAENIQAAESQISDVDVATEMTEFTRQQILTQAAVSMLSQANSLPRMALSLIGG